One genomic segment of Paenibacillus sp. FSL H8-0332 includes these proteins:
- the pseI gene encoding pseudaminic acid synthase: protein MKEIKIGNRTIGSGHPPFVIAEMSGNHNKSLDRALEIVKAAARAGAHAFKIQTYTPDTMTLNLRNKDFMIGESNGLWKGKSLYELYAEAYTPWEWHEPIFASCRALGMIPFSTPFDESSLEFLETLGVDCYKIASFENNDIPLLRKVASKGKPMIISTGMASLGDIEQAVRTITGAGCREYILLKCTSSYPASPGNTNLNTIPYLRDVFRAQVGLSDHTLGVGAAVASVALGSTVIEKHFTLNRAEGGVDAAFSLEPAEFASLVRETNTAWRALGGVSIGPTPEEEKSLQFRRSVYTSKDIKAGDLLTADNIRVIRPGYGLAPKYYDLLLGKRLRTDLPIGTPLNWDLLL from the coding sequence ATGAAGGAAATAAAGATCGGTAACCGCACCATCGGCAGCGGGCATCCGCCTTTTGTGATCGCGGAGATGTCCGGTAATCATAATAAGTCGCTGGACCGTGCGCTCGAAATCGTTAAGGCCGCCGCCCGGGCGGGCGCACATGCGTTCAAAATCCAGACCTATACGCCGGACACCATGACGCTTAATCTACGGAATAAGGATTTCATGATTGGGGAATCGAACGGACTGTGGAAGGGGAAATCGCTGTATGAGCTGTATGCTGAGGCGTATACGCCCTGGGAGTGGCATGAGCCTATCTTTGCTTCGTGCAGGGCGCTCGGGATGATTCCGTTCAGCACCCCGTTCGATGAGTCCTCGCTCGAATTCCTGGAGACCCTCGGCGTAGACTGCTACAAGATCGCTTCCTTTGAAAATAATGATATTCCCTTACTGCGTAAGGTAGCCTCCAAAGGGAAGCCGATGATTATTTCCACCGGGATGGCCTCGCTTGGAGATATTGAACAGGCTGTCCGCACCATTACCGGGGCAGGCTGCCGGGAATATATACTGCTCAAATGCACCAGCAGCTATCCGGCTTCACCCGGGAATACCAACCTCAATACCATTCCGTATCTGCGCGACGTCTTCCGTGCTCAGGTGGGCCTGTCCGACCATACCCTGGGCGTAGGGGCAGCAGTAGCAAGCGTGGCGCTGGGCAGTACGGTGATCGAAAAGCATTTTACCCTGAACCGTGCAGAAGGCGGGGTGGATGCTGCATTCTCCCTGGAGCCGGCAGAGTTCGCTTCCCTGGTCCGGGAGACAAATACGGCCTGGAGGGCACTCGGCGGCGTCTCCATCGGTCCCACCCCCGAAGAAGAGAAATCCCTGCAATTCAGACGGTCCGTCTATACTTCCAAGGACATCAAGGCCGGGGACCTGCTGACTGCGGATAACATCAGAGTCATCCGTCCCGGCTACGGCCTCGCGCCCAAGTATTATGACTTGCTTCTCGGCAAACGCTTAAGAACCGATCTGCCCATCGGCACCCCGCTGAACTGGGACCTGCTGCTGTAA
- the pseH gene encoding UDP-4-amino-4,6-dideoxy-N-acetyl-beta-L-altrosamine N-acetyltransferase, which produces MADLRDYRLEKLSQEHSRLIWEWRNADHIRPYMNHDGIIPLEEHLHWMNTIAEDISRVVRICYYLDTPAGFVQFSQIDKVHKTCEWGFYIGDKSCPPGSGTKMGILALDHIYQVEQLSKVCAQILDFNQRSLSYHRKLGFIEEGRLGRQRIRNHQPVDVVLMALFREQWEKHRLRLTEEATTGHEGNKDR; this is translated from the coding sequence ATGGCAGACCTAAGGGACTATAGGCTTGAGAAGCTGAGCCAGGAGCATAGCAGGCTAATATGGGAATGGCGCAATGCCGATCACATTAGGCCCTATATGAATCATGACGGGATCATTCCGCTTGAAGAGCATCTTCACTGGATGAATACCATAGCGGAGGATATCAGCCGGGTGGTCCGAATCTGTTACTATCTGGACACACCGGCAGGCTTCGTGCAGTTCTCACAGATCGACAAGGTCCACAAGACCTGTGAGTGGGGCTTTTATATAGGGGACAAGAGCTGTCCCCCCGGCTCCGGCACCAAGATGGGAATCTTGGCGCTGGACCATATTTACCAGGTGGAGCAGCTAAGTAAGGTGTGTGCGCAAATTCTGGATTTCAATCAGCGGAGCTTGTCCTATCACCGCAAACTAGGCTTCATAGAGGAAGGCAGGTTAGGCAGACAACGGATCAGAAATCATCAGCCTGTGGATGTGGTCTTGATGGCCCTGTTCCGGGAGCAATGGGAGAAGCACAGGCTACGGCTGACAGAGGAGGCAACGACAGGCCATGAAGGAAATAAAGATCGGTAA